CCTTCCTAACCCAAAAGCGGTTCCTAGGGAGAAATACACACTTAGAAACATACTTACCAAGGCAAGTATAAAGACCCTGACTTATCCATGCCAGTATTGCAAGAGTGATAAGATCTCCAAAACTTGCTGCTATAGGAGTGGCAACATTGTCAGGATTAATACCAGTCTTCTTTGATCCAACAATAACTCCAACCATTATTATACCTAGATTCAACAAAGACGACAGTACAGTAACCAGATCTACTTTTGTAACTCCACAGAAAATTCCAAGATAATGGCAATTTAAATTTATAAATGAAGTCAGTGCTTTTGTCCCGCGATGATTGTTCTTTCCACCTGatgtctgtatttttaagttttagCCAGTTTAAGTTTTCGCcagttttaaaagaactttCTGTACAATGAACTATTTTGCCTATGATTAGAATTAGCGTTACTGAAATTGTAAATCAGCCATtccctgaagaaagaaaatgtgcagTGTATTATTTCTACACCCTATTAACTTTAGCTGACTGAATTTCAAATTACACTGACCTGAAAACAAGataagattaaatattttgacatCTGATATTGTGGAAGGTTTCCAGTCATGGACTTAGCACCAAACATCAAGAAGCTACGCCATAAATTAAAACCAAGACAACATATAAGAATGCGACTTGCTACACAGTTACAAAATTTTTAATTAGAGATGCTGGTTTCTACTTTTTTCCTACAAACAGCAATATTAACTTTTAAAGAGGCATTTCCCTCTGGAATGCAAGTggctactaaaaataaaattcatattgTTATTAACAGATGTCTTTGGCATAACCTGAGTAATTTCCCTCTCATTGTATAATACACATAAGAGCTTCAACTGTGTATACTAtcttttatgttcttttaaagaagttttGAAAGATTGGTATTataattttcatgtattttagcAATATTATGTATTGAAGGCTATGTTAGGAGTTCATTTCCAGAGAAACTGCCTAAAGAGTTACACTCCACAAaattctcaaaagaaaaaactgaaatgaTCCTGTAGGATCACAGTATTTCAAAAGCACCTGTTTCACATGTAGGAGGATGAAACTCAAAGTAATTTCCTGTGCTGGCTCATCACCAGACAATAACAAAAGTTTCTCTTCATGTCCCAATTACATATgagaagtaaaaaaatgcaCTTATATTCCCCAGTTGTGCATGATCACATTCAATGGCTTTGTAGTCACTAAAAAACCCATGCACTCTTAATTCCATGCAAACCTTTAACGAGTTTTGCAATTTTCATGAAAGTAAGCATAtcaaattagaaagaaaaaagggaagttaAACATTTTACTTGACTTCCTATTATTAAGACTACAGACTACGTATTTTCATTAAGAACATGCCACAAGTAGAGGTACCTTCCCCCCCTCAACGTTCATTAAATAGTCTTTTACGGTTAAATGTTTCCTTACAATTGGGAAGAGAAGACTAAATTCATCATGCCATACGGCTCCAGACAGACATTGGCACTGTTTGTAGAGGGGCACTTGAACTTGGCCCGAATCCTTCACATAACAAGCTAATTTGTTCACTTCAGATACAAAGCAGAGCACAAACTAACATACAAGCAGCTTGGACAGCCAGGGAGTTTGGGTTCAGCTGAGCTAACATCCAGGCTCACTTGAGCTTAATTACAAATAGGTTCTACCTGTTTAGTACtaagaatatattttgtacATTAATCGATACAGAAAACGGGAAAAAAGATCTCCATCATATTAGGTAAAATCtaaaaaacatactttttttttaagatatgcTCAGCAGATCATGCAAATCAAACCTTTTCAAAGAATATGACAGGAGAGGAATGCAATATGCAAGCCTGTATGGAAATGGCAAAAGGGCATCCTATCCTCACCTGTGTTTCAGATGTATTATACCTTACTGGATTTAAATTTTTAAGGAATAGCAACACAATATACATTCAGCGTCCACAGAAAACTAAATAACTGTAAAAAGTAGCATATATACTCCTTTTACCTTGTAAAAGAGAAGCTATGAAGGCAGTTGCTACGCTGCTAGAACACAGAAGGACTGAATGATCAAAGCGGTATTTGCCCTCTGGAATCCAGCCCAATATaactgctgccactgctgccagAAAACCAACTACTGTTGCCTgaacctggaaaagaaaaaaaagggtgaaCAATTCCTAAAATAACTGATAAACTTAAAAGGACTACAGAAtcattttctgttattctttcaTCCTATCTACATTTTTTCACAAGGTATAAAGGGAGTATCCACATCCACTTTGTAGAGATGATGATAACCTTGGATGATCAGGAAGATAAATCTTATGCCAGCAGAAAAGGCTTTACCAATGTTTCAGAGGCTCAAGAATAACAAAACTAAAATCAGGGAAAAGAGCTGAGGATTTACAGGAGCCAAAGCTGAAATGCCTGAAGAGGCTCCTAAGGCCACTTAAAACAGTGAAATCACAGTATAAAtagttcatttcttttttgagaATGTTGTATTATAACATATGAACACGAAATAGTTCTTAGCCTTAAAAAACAGTTGCTTTGGAGAACAAACATTCCTCAGAAGACccagctatttaaaatattgcttattGTCCAAAAGCTCCATATCATACTTCCTTTAAACATTGAATCCAATGCAAATCCAGTACTGAAAACATTTGAGAGGTCAAATTTAAAGGGTTTTGCCAAACCTGAAATTTTTTGCTAATCATCCTCACatcctctttcagaaaaattaaaaaggaaataccCTTGGTACAGACACAAAGAATACTTTAACTCTTCTTCTGAGAAATACAAGCTCATATTGTTTTAGAAAAGAACTCCACTGTTCAAAGAACATCAGGCAGGCAAACATTACGTGTTAAGTATGAACCAGTGTAGTCGAGCTAGTTTCCCATTAACACTGTCCATTTCCATACTTACCAATATTTGTGATGGACTTTTTCAATAACTTTGCTCATTTGCAAGAGTGAATCAAATACGTCCATTATATTTACCTGTTTTAAGGCCAAATTGCCAATTATTAGGTTCCATTTCTCAATGGGAGAATCCATTTTTCCAATATTTACCTgtcaaaattacaaaataatttcagatatttGGGTTTAAAATTGTATTACTTGAAAATGCACTAACAAGGcagaaaaccacaaataatTCAACTCGTacaaaaaaagaggcattttgTAAGCAAGTTAAAACTAAGCTACGCTTTTTTCAAGTCCAGTGTTACTGTTGATTTTAAATCGTACTTACAGTATCTATCCGAAAGTAGCTGAACTTGATGCAGTTTTACACAGTAACTTTTTTAACATTAGCTTACTGTGCAAGATACACTAGCCGCCTTACATTCCAGGAATGTCCAAGCACCACCACTGATTAGATCAACGGCTGAAAGGGAAACTTATCAGTGTTCAGTCACTTaagactgaaattatttctatgGCCCTTAAATTCTATAAGCCAATAGAAAAAAgtgtatatacatgtgtgtgtggACACACACACTTTCATGCAAGTGTGTTAATTGACTGCAGTGCAACTACCCGCATAGAGAAAATGCAAGTGCCTATGGAAGATCAAAATCCACATCTTGTACTGTTTAGTATTATAACTTTTCATTTATACAGTACAACTAGAGACTTAGGATGCTGTAAATTATATAAGCCCAGTCCTAAGGCAGTAGCTGGAAAGATGGCAGATAAATTAttctaaggaaagaaaaagtacatACATACTTTTCTATAATGTATTTCctaattttaattatgtttttgaGTTAGAGGACAAGTTCTGAAGAACAGTACATATCACTGCAGTATGACTATATTTTAGGTAACTTTGTTTTTGAGATAACTGAACAATTTTTTACGTTGAGCAtaaatttgtgtttttttccaatagAATACTAATTTATAAGATAACCTACTTCTCAAAACACAGAAAGTCttaatgcatattttttccctcttctcataattcttttcctgttggttttacttccatttcttttccactttgtttcatttgtgaTAGTAGTGACTTGCAAGGagcaaagtttaaaagaaatgctagcttaaacttaaaaatataagaCGACACTTTATCTCAATCTAcactataaatattttagagTATTCAAAGTACAGTCAAAGCTCTGCAAATACATGCATTAAATTTAAATGTTGCAGGAATATTTAAGGAAGTGCAGATAAGAATCTCCTCTATATCCTTCTTAAATATATATGCCAAATGAATGAAATGGCAGGCTATGGAGACCTTcactctttttctcctttgaaaagtATCCAAAAATCCCTGTTAAAACAGAAATCTTGCAAAATGCTTAATCCGGCCAAAAAGTGAGCTGCTGCCAAATGGCATAGTTCTTTTCTCCCCCACTATCAGCTACACGTTCACATTTACGTTCTTGAACTACATCTACCAACTCCATGAGTGATTTCATGGCAACATGaatttgcttgcttgtttggtcgaaaaggattttttttttcagagagcaaAAAAGGGTCATCTACAAAATGACCTGATCCACCACATGTGACCATGTAACCACGTACAAATGCTCttagggtttggaagggagtAAAAGAGCAGGATGACTCCTTTCACCTGCAGATTTCCATAAAGTAAGAACAAGTTTAATGTGTTACTGTGGAATAGATGGACCTAAAGAAAAAGTTTGTAAAGTCAAATTGCTAATGCGTAACCCTATGAGACACAGTCAAAACAAGAGTCTGTGTAAGTTTACAGGGATAAGTggtattttgttgttgctttgggctttttttacttcctcttaaaaaataagaaaaaggaataagGAGAAAAGGTACAGTGTGAACCAAGACAATGAGAGTGACTCAAACGACAAAACAAATTTGAGAAATACAAACCACACAATATAAATATTGTGCTTGAATGGGCAGTTGACTTAAGTACACCGCACACAGTTACACCAGCTCAGCAGCGGGAGGAGGGAGAATGATTTACATTAACACTAACATCAAAGAGAAGTACAAGCTATGCCCTGAGGTAGATTAAAAGCATGGTCTTGAGACAGATTTAGTGAAATGACTTTTTATAAAGAGGATGGGAAATTGTGAGTGACCAGTAACAAGCAGCTAAAGTAGGAATTTGGGCAACAAGATGAATGAAAGTGATCAGGCAAAACTTGAAACCAGATATATTATGGATAACAGAAACTTGCTAACAAGACATTACTTTTTGGCTGACTAAATAATTACAGTGGAGTAAAGATATGTGGAGCATAGACATGTCTACAAATTCAGATGAAGTTATAAGCTAAGGGAGCAAGAGGAGTACGAATTAGCTCCAATGCTGAACTCGTGTTAGAAATTTCCTCCTCAAAGGTGAAGCTATTCACAATGGCACAGTCTTGCATTTACTATAAAGACAGTAGCTGGTGGGGAGCCAGCTAGTGCAAATTTagggcagagaaaggaagattaaCCATAAAGCTGCCTCCAAATAACTGTTTAGATATGACCTGAATTAGTATACTCCTTCAGTTTTCACCTAGGATGAGGGTGACAGGACCAAAGACTGGATGGTTAAAGAGAGTAGGGGGTGAATGAAATCAATGTGAAGAGTACAAAAGTCAGAATAACCTCTTTCACAGTGGTCTGAGAGAATGTAAATTACAGGTCCAGTAGTAAGCTTTTTGATTAAACTCTCCAGTAAGGAACGATGCAATATGGCACAGaacctgtttttaaaaccttgggGAAGCAGAGCAATCAAGGCAGCTGCCCTGGAGTTTAAATTCGTATCTGGCAACAAAGCCCAGGCTGTCACCTGTAAGAAGTTACATGTAACATGTAACAGATTTCcacagttttttgttttgtttttgctttttaaactaacaatttaaaaaaaaaaaagcacattacCGAGCTCTTATGTATTTGTTTGCCTTTGCAGTAGCACTCTGGGGGATGCAGCTGGCTACCCACCAGCTCGCAGAGCTGTGCACATTGCAGCTGATGTTGAGCATGAAAAAAGACATATAAGAGAAAGTTGGAATGTTCTCTGCAAgataaaagccatttttttctgggttttcccATATACAAGCTAAATATAATCTGCTAGCTGGCTGAACATgtgccagcagtgtgcccaggggccaagaaggccaacagcatcctggcttgtatcaagAATAGTGTCACCACTGTtagtagggaagtgatcatgcccctgtactcagcactggtgaggccacacctcaaatactgtgttcagttttgggcccctcactacaagaggggcattgaggtgctggagcatgcccagagaagggcaacgaagttgctgaagggtctagagagcaagacttctgaggagaggttgagggaactgggtttgtttagtgtggagaagaggaggctgaggggagaccttatcgctctctacaactacctgaaaggaggctgtagtgaggtgggtgttggtctcttctcccaggtcactagtgatagaacgagaggaaacagcttcaagctgcatgaggggaggtttagactggatattaggaaaaatttctttactgaaagagtggtcagatatcagaacaggctgcccagagaggtggtagagtcgccatccctggaggtatttaaaagacatgtagacatggcacttaaAGTCAttgtttaggagacatggtagtgttgggctgatgattggacttgatgatcctacaggtcttttccaaccttaacgattctatgagAAAACAAGACTGAGTAGCTAAGGCTGCCATTGACAAAGATACAACAAAACATGTAAATTCTTATGTAAGAAAGAATGGATATGGGGCAAAAGTAATCAATTTCTATAATGGGCATGACACAAGCAGCCCTTCATAGGGCTGCTAAGGCTACATCCATCATGGTGTGCATTTGGGCAATAACTCAATATAATGTGGCAATGAAAGTTATTACTGACAGAAAGCTGGGAGACCTTGTCAATATAAAGCATTGTAATATCATACAAAAACTGGGTGACCTTGAGGATTAcagcaacaaaaccagattAAATTCAATAGTAGAAATGCAAGGTCATGCACTTATGGACTAATAATATTTCTGCCAGAAGATGGGAGTGACAGCTGGATATAACACAAAAGGAGAAATATGGGAACACAGTCATTGATCACAAAGTGACTGTAAGATCTAAATCTGACACTGCTAAGAAAATAAGCACATATAAACTTCGAAAGTTTCAAGCgcaatttttgaaagaaacaaggaagTGTTATTCTACAAAGCCCTACTGAGGTCTCATCTGGAGTTTTGACCAAACATTTTCTAGAAAGCTTCATTCAAACAGGAAAAGACAGACAGAGGGGACCTTCTGGAGAACATAAAAATTATGTCACAAAGGAGAAACACTGCATAGGGCAGTGTCATCCAGAAATAGTTCAGGCACGTTATTAGAAGATTGTGTTTACAATAGTTatccacacacagagaaaagataTATGGTAAGGTAATCTGGCTTGCTTAGgctaaaaaaaatgaagggatGGAACATCTCCTGAAATGTAAAAGAACTATGACAAATACataagaagaaacagagaaaacatatttatgCTGTGTTACAGTGTtgacacagacaaaaaaataagcACACCCAAGAAACCTCACCATGACAACACAACAAAAACgaataaaattatttagccAGAAAGATACAAAAGAGTTTCTTACATTTTGATCAACAAAGGTCTAGTGAGGCAATAGAAGCAATGCTTCATTTTGGTGCCACACAAATGTATGCATTTTGCTAGCCTATTCAAGCCCCATCAAAGCCGAAGAGGTCTATCAACCTTACAGATACACATGTAAAGCTCAAAAATCTACTTTATCTGTTCTACATGATGATGCAGAAGAGACCAAAGAAGTAAAATTTTGACATGTGGAGATTAGAAGAGGGTTGCCTTTTTAACTTTGCCAACTTAATAACAGATTTAAAGAGCCCCCGTAACAGCCAGATTAAGCCAGAAACATAAAACACTTGTGTTCCAAAGATTtggtttaattttgaaatatttacaaCATGTATctgaagagggaaggggaagagagagtTACTCACAGCGGTTGACAGCCGGGATGCCAAGGTCATCTCCAAATTTCCTTTGAGACCAAGAAGTGCAGGAACCAAGATAAAAACTTCAGTGACATTCTTGAACACATCCCAGTGCTATTTAAAGGATATAGTGGAAAAATTCAACTGAAAAATTCTCTTTAGACCATCTGCAAAGTATTCAAAAATTTCTCTAACTCACAATTAAggcctctaaaaaaaaaaatatttttatattagaCCTAAAAGTCTAAAGCTATAACTGTTATCTATCTAGATAAAATAGATTTATGACTGCATATTACTACTTCAAAGACAAGAATACCAAAAGTAAGAGATACAAAACTTGGCCTTGAAACAAAcctagttaaaaaaatatgtcattaatttgaaggggttttttttaatgactttaaaATAGTACCAGGTGCTATGACTGCTCTTGAATTCTGCTCTTAATTTAcaatattttcatcttttccctTCCAGCTGTGTAGAAACttcaaataaaaccagcaaggaATTAGCTGTCAAATGGACAGAGCCTGTAAGTAAAAAAAGCTTCTCATAATTCTTTTACTTCAAAGTGTGAAATATAGAAGAGTACAGTTTTCTGAACCCCAGATTTTATAAAGCAAAGACAAACTCTCTcataattttttgtgtgtgttgagttctcagcacagaaatgctctgctACTTTATACGTCTGTCATTCCATGTATTTCATTTGTAATCATCAACTTTACCTAaactaaaataacaaaactgtAAATTGTCTTTGAATTCAGGGATTTACAATTAcctaaattattaatttaatttttgaaattcCTCAATTCTTAAATATAAACAAGATCTGAGAATTGCCTATATGTGAAGTTACCTACGTATTTACTACTGGGAAAGAATAGCCATGAAAtggtttgtaaaaaaaaaataaaatgcttagaATGCTTTGTTGTCCTCaaatcttcattttcaaaacacGTCATATTTCAATACCCTGCTGACATCACAATTTAAtgcttagttttaaaaaaggtaaagaaatataGTACTGACACTAGCGATTTATGTCACATGTCTCTCACACATGGTGAGTTGGACTGGGAAAGCAATAAAGATTAAAAGTaatatagaaggaaaaatcatTATATATCTCAATCCAGCTCAAAAAACAGCTACACAGCTGTCCCCCTTATGGGAGGGAAGGCAAGGTGAAACATTGGGTTGGAACCCAGTAGTGGCAGTAGGCATTAATGCGTCTTTTGGCTGATCATTAGGCTGTTTCATGAAGTAAATTATATATTAACAATACAAACAATGCATCTGTACAAAGATTAAATTGGTCAGATGTAAATGAGCAAAGCGCAAGACGAACGTAAAACAGTGCAAGGAAGCAGTAAAGTTTGCatgtcaatttttattttcccttttcctgatCTATAAAAGTGTCTTTTCATTGCAATTGATTGAAATCTAAGCTTCCTTTACTCAAGATTTTAGTGACAAAGATGGTCCCCTCTTACTCCTCTTTAAATTAACCTTGTAAACTCTTTAAGTGTAGCTAAAGAAAACTCTAAAGctgaatgaaacaaaacaaaacaaaagaaaaatcaaattaatttctctacTGTCTTTCAGTTTGAATACTGtggttatttaatatttttaaataatttttgtgaatCTACTCATACAGGAAGAGAGAATCCACAAGGTTTACATTTATAAGACATTTCTGGTTTctaaaaaacagaaattacgtaggaaataaaaagtaaatatagCCTTCAAAATACAAAGAGAAGGCAAGAAAACAGGCTAGTCCAATAGATCTTTCTTAACTGTTACTTTCTCCAGAGTTTTCTTCAAATATCACTGCACAAAGAATTATTTCATATGCAACTGTTACTTTTAACTCCATTGAAATACTGCTGAAACCTAAAGCTGCGTTAAGCTAGAAACCAGTCCTAAAAATGTTCCATATCAGTAGGGTCTTAGTTATATAATACTCCagaacaggtttttaaaatgttattaaactgaaaacttaaaattCAGAGAAAGTTCTACTTTATCTTAACCCTGAATAACTAGCATCAGTTAAATCTGTAACTACAAACTAAGATAATCTGGCTTCTCTGGGCATACTGCAATTATATTTCAAGGTGGACATGACTTTGCAGCCCTGTTCACACCACTCATGTTTGTAATTCTGAGTGTTCAGTATACCTAATATTATACAATAAAGTCACATACATACACCTGAATATTCAAAAAAGCTTTCAATCACTTCACAAGAATTTCATATAACATATGAACATAACGTACATTTTCATATACCATATGCATTATCATGGACCAAACCtacacagtatttcagaaactGCATATACTCGAGGCACACAAGGAGGTGAGATAATGCAATAAATTCTTCTAAACTTTTTAAACTCCTGTGTTGCAGCATCATGATTAATTACAGCTTCCACTTTACTTACACGTTTACTAGTTTCAACAGAATTCTGCCTCATTACTATATTCTATCTTTAGTTAAAGCAGAGGGTAACAGTTTTATTCACCAGATCACTGTGGCTAAGTGACAACACCTACCAAGACTCAAATGactcaaaatgaaacattgcAACTGTTTAAGATGAGGTTTGGGGAAAAGGAGTTCATAGCAGCAGAACCAGACTCAGACCTAATTATTCCTCAATACTGTAAACATCTACAATACCACGCATGAAAATTATCAACCCCACAGACTacctgctaaaaaaaaaattccgaACCAAATACTAACCTGTACGATATCCAAAACCATGCCAGCAGAAACTGTTCCAAATCCTGCTAGCAAAAAAGGTACAAGTATCTGTAATGCCATAATACTACTAGATTCTTTGGGTTGTTTTCTGCTCCCTTCCACAATGATATCTTCATTACTGTCACTAGATAGGTTGTCTTCCTGCAACATGGCATCTGTTTCTGATGTGTCCATTCCATCACAGTAATTATAACTGGTAAAATCATCATATTTAGGGCTACAGCTAGATGGGCTGTGTCCATTACTACCATGAAAACTTGGTTCCGAGAAGTGATGGTACTCTGGGTGTTGTTCAGACCTAACATTAAAATTGTGTCCTGCCTCTTGTAATCCATCTTGCCAGACACCGTTCAGTTttttgtgtctttcattctggtTTATTTGGTAAACAACAGGAACCATACTCAAAAGCAGTCTCAAAAATTTATCAGACTGAATTGTATTAAGATTTATGGTCCAGTTTACAAAACCTCTGTCATGAACTTTGCTATTTGTTTTGGAGATGGTAGATCTGCCTTTCCAGTTAGTCATAGTGCTACAGAGGTACAGGTTGAAAAGCACTTTGTTCTTCAGACGTCAGTGAAGAAATCTTGTAGATGAGTCATCAAGTGCCACActtgaagattttaaaatatatacaccAAAATGATCCTTTTTTGCATGTGAAATTGTTTTTTCATTGATCTCAGATCTTCAACAATTCCATAAGCAGGACTGGATctgcaaaaaagtaaaaagtacatattcaagctttaaaatattttaactcaaCAGAAGACACAAGATACTGGTTTAAATCACCCAATATCTTTCCAAAGCAAGTATTTGTAGAAATGCCAAACTCCTCCAACATTCAACTGCCTAAACTGAAAGACATTAGAAGGTAAAAAGGGAAagttggtggataaggaacttTCACAAACCGGTGTACTttccagggaaagaaagagacagCAATGGGGACAGTAAGTGAATTGGTGAGGGCCtagcttttgcctttttaaagcCCAGGAAGTCAAAGTCTTCAGGCAGATACTGTCTGTAGCCCTAGACTTCCAGTGGCCTTGAAAGCAGTAGGTCTCCAGAGAAGCATACTCCTGCAAGGTGCAAGGGTATGGACAAATGGAACCCACACAATGCACTGTGGGGCCACTGTTTTTCCTCCCACTCTATGCTAACAGCAAGAAGCATGgaaaaataaggggaaaaaaaaaaccctaactttCAAAACGCTACCAGAGGTGGTAAGCCCAAAGCAATACTCTGGGTGGCAAATGCCTTACGTGTTGACAGtccttccctccatccccatAAAAAGATGACAAACTGACATTGATATGTACAATTCAAAAGCATGTTAACTTAAAATCACAGTAACTGAATTTTCTCTGAAGCAAGCATACAAATTATGTTAAAGAACTACTATATACATAATAAAACTGgacattttcataaaatactACATCAAGGAAAAGAGACAGTAATGAAATTCAGACCAGTTAGTCTGAAATAGTTTAAATTagtctaatttaaaaataaacctgcagTACTATATTCATAAATGTGgcatattaaaatttaattaaaattagaagaaatgttAGGAGTTaggataattaaaataaagatattaaaaatctgattttcatttcattttgcatgAGGTGTAGGTTGCAGATATTTCCTGAAAGACAGGTTATTCTGATGTCTAGTAACCactaaaatgtaattatttgatCAATATTAACACTTGCTgtggctggtttgtttttctttctgcaaatcatgaaaacaatatatattttatgtttacTGTGATTTaacatgcatttatttctaCTTTGAAGTTTCCATATGGTAGAAAATTCAACAAATATATGTTGGCAGCCTTACGTCATTTGAATTGTTTCCTCCATCAGAAGCCACTTtacctttctcttcttcagttTTCATGTGGTAATAATAGTTACAGTAATTTACTGAAAGAATTACAGTTTTCATTTGACTTGAAGCTTTGTTGACTTTGGTATTTATTACTAGACTCCATGAATACCGGTAAATGATTAGcataaacaaagaaacaaaggtcAGGCAGAGCACACCAGAACCATGTGGGATAACAAAATTCCACAAGTTGAAGACACTGTATCTATGCAAAGctgggaaaacatatttttacag
The Phalacrocorax aristotelis chromosome 1, bGulAri2.1, whole genome shotgun sequence DNA segment above includes these coding regions:
- the SLC41A2 gene encoding solute carrier family 41 member 2, with translation MTNWKGRSTISKTNSKVHDRGFVNWTINLNTIQSDKFLRLLLSMVPVVYQINQNERHKKLNGVWQDGLQEAGHNFNVRSEQHPEYHHFSEPSFHGSNGHSPSSCSPKYDDFTSYNYCDGMDTSETDAMLQEDNLSSDSNEDIIVEGSRKQPKESSSIMALQILVPFLLAGFGTVSAGMVLDIVQHWDVFKNVTEVFILVPALLGLKGNLEMTLASRLSTAVNIGKMDSPIEKWNLIIGNLALKQVQATVVGFLAAVAAVILGWIPEGKYRFDHSVLLCSSSVATAFIASLLQGIIMVGVIVGSKKTGINPDNVATPIAASFGDLITLAILAWISQGLYTCLETYYYVSPLVGAFFLALTPMGIVIAAKHPATRTVLHSGWEPVITAMVISSIGGLILDTTVSDPNLVGIVVYTPVINGIGGNLVAIQASRISTYLHLHSIPGELPEEAKGCYYPCRTYYGTGVNNKSAQVLLLLVIPGHLIFLYTIHFMKSGHTSLTPIFIAVYLFAALLQVFTLLWIADWMVHHFWKKGKDPDSFSIPYLTALGDLLGTALLAIGFHFLWLIGDRDGDVGD